In a genomic window of Dyadobacter fermentans DSM 18053:
- a CDS encoding RagB/SusD family nutrient uptake outer membrane protein, translating to MKRIIKSITLAALIATSWGCKDSFLELAPVSNPSAENFYKTKSDFDIAANAAYNTLYTVYHPQGPVSYAGELMSDNVTIFNISGNQADKWQFRDYTLAPANTMVYQFWQDFYRSLYNINIILEKIENADLDATYKAQTQGEMLFLRSLYYYNMVQLWGDVPLVTRPVSAAEAYEILRTPAAQIYAQITKDLADAKSKLPASSAIAGRATKGAAQTLLGKVYLAVGDKANGVKELKEVYDSKQYELLPSYASLWDPKTKNTKESIFEIQFLGGSATLPYSNYYLEFFPNSNALGFYGAGMNQVVEDIWNEYEKGDNRREASIDTGFTDAKGNFTKAKFPKKWQDKSAPLINQNIAANNNFMVLRYADLLLLLSEATGDPVYLNEVRKRAGLPLYGAAGYPAQYNTIALAVEHERRVELAFEFHRWFDLKRTGRVIDVLTAKGKPVTQNKLVFPIPNIVRDQNAKITQNAGY from the coding sequence ATGAAAAGAATCATAAAATCAATCACACTTGCCGCGCTCATCGCCACCAGTTGGGGCTGCAAGGATTCATTCCTCGAACTGGCGCCGGTTTCAAACCCCAGTGCGGAGAATTTTTACAAAACGAAGTCGGATTTCGACATTGCTGCCAATGCAGCCTACAACACGCTTTACACCGTGTATCATCCGCAGGGGCCGGTTTCCTATGCCGGCGAGCTGATGTCCGACAACGTGACGATCTTCAACATTTCGGGTAACCAGGCCGATAAATGGCAGTTCCGCGACTACACGCTGGCGCCTGCAAACACGATGGTGTACCAGTTCTGGCAGGATTTCTACCGGTCGCTTTACAACATCAATATCATCCTCGAAAAGATTGAGAATGCCGATCTCGACGCGACGTACAAGGCTCAAACACAAGGCGAAATGCTGTTCCTGCGCTCATTGTACTACTATAATATGGTGCAGCTTTGGGGGGATGTGCCGCTGGTGACGCGTCCGGTGAGTGCCGCAGAAGCTTATGAAATCCTTCGCACGCCCGCCGCGCAGATTTATGCGCAGATTACCAAGGATTTGGCCGATGCGAAGTCTAAACTGCCGGCATCTTCTGCCATCGCCGGCCGGGCCACCAAAGGCGCCGCGCAAACGCTGCTCGGTAAAGTGTACCTGGCTGTGGGTGATAAAGCCAATGGCGTGAAGGAGTTAAAAGAAGTGTATGATAGCAAACAATATGAACTGTTGCCCTCGTACGCATCGCTTTGGGACCCTAAAACGAAGAATACAAAAGAGTCGATCTTCGAAATACAATTCCTTGGTGGCTCCGCCACATTGCCTTACAGCAATTATTACCTCGAATTTTTCCCTAATTCCAATGCATTGGGCTTCTATGGCGCGGGCATGAACCAGGTCGTGGAGGACATTTGGAATGAGTACGAAAAAGGCGACAACCGCCGCGAGGCTTCCATCGATACGGGCTTCACCGACGCGAAAGGCAACTTTACCAAAGCCAAATTTCCGAAAAAATGGCAGGATAAGTCGGCCCCGCTGATCAACCAGAACATTGCGGCAAACAACAATTTCATGGTATTGCGCTATGCCGACCTGCTCCTGCTGCTCTCGGAAGCGACCGGCGACCCGGTTTACCTGAACGAGGTCCGCAAACGGGCCGGATTGCCATTGTACGGTGCCGCGGGCTATCCTGCCCAGTACAATACGATCGCGTTGGCCGTCGAACATGAGCGCCGCGTGGAGCTGGCATTCGAATTCCACCGTTGGTTCGACCTGAAACGTACCGGCCGCGTCATCGACGTGCTGACCGCGAAAGGAAAGCCGGTAACGCAAAACAAATTGGTGTTCCCGATCCCGAATATCGTGCGGGACCAGAATGCGAAGATTACACAGAATGCTGGATATTAA